GATCTGCTGAATGCGGCGGTCGAGCAGATGCTCGACGCGCAACAGGCGAGTGACCTCGTCTACGCGCGCGGCAACTTCGTCCTTGCCGACATGGCGCACGCGCAGCGGATAAGCGAGATTTTCGCGCACCGACAGGTGCGGGTAGAGGGCGTAGCCCTGGAACATCATGCCGATATGCCGATCGCGCGGCGACAGACGGGAGACTTCGCGGCTGCCTATGAAAATGTCGCCGTCGTCCAACTCTTCCAGCCCCGCGATCATGCGCAATAGAGTGGTCTTGCCGCTGCCCGACGGCCCGAGCAGACAGAGCAATTCGCCGTCGGTCACGTCGAGGCTGAACCCGTCGAACAGCGGCGTCGCGCCGAAGCGTTTAGCGAGATTGCGCAGCGAGACATTGGCCAAGAACCGCGCCTCCTACCCTTTTTGGCGGACAACCTTCACGCGGCCGTCTCTCGGGCGACGCCTAGTCTGGAACCACGAAGATTTTAGCCCGATTTCTATTCGTTTCCAGCTTAATCGGCTGCTGCGTTGCGGGATAGCTCTGCACGAGATGCTTTTATCAAAACGTTGCTGCGTGAGTTCCGCTCAACAATGCCTCCGCAGCGTCCGCTTGGCACTGCAGCGATTGTAACACGCGGAGCGGGGGATGAGTCGCCTTACTTAAGACCCACCCAATCAATCAAACATCGAGCTCTCCATCGCCAAAACCATCTATAATTGCAATCTATGTGTGACGCCCTTCTCGAGCAAACGTAATGCCGAAGACCGGCTGAAAGGCTCATCCGCCATTCTTCGCCTCAGTTGGCGGGTACGCTTCGCTAACGCGGCCTACTCGCTTGTGCGGTTCGGCAGATTGACCCGCATGGCGACAATATCCATATGGGGCAAGCGATCCGGCTGAAGCCCGCCGTTTCGCACCAACCTGGACGCAGCCGAGTACCGCTGGCCGCCTCCTTCACGCACCTTCTTTCGTTCAGGAGCTCCCGTGGCGGCACTGTCTATTCTTGATCTCGTCCGCGTCACCCAGGATACCGATGCGCGGGGCGCGCTCTACAATGCGCGCGATGTCGCTGTCCATGCCGAGGCCTGGGGCTATCGCCGCATCTGGGTGGCGGAGCATCACAACATGGCCGGCATCGCGAGCGCCGCGACGTCGGTCGTGATCGGTCATATCGCGGCGGGAACGAAGACCATCCGCGTCGGCGCCGGCGGCATCATGCTGCCCAACCACGCGCCTTACGTCATTGCCGAGCAGTTCGGCACGCTGGCGCGACTGTTTCCTGATCGTATCGACCTTGGCCTCGGCCGCGCGCCGGGCACGGATCAGCTCACGCTGCGCGCCCTGCGCCGCACGCCTGAAGCCGCCGAGAATTTTCCGCAGGACGTGCTCGAGGTGCAGGCCTTCCTGGCTGAAGCCGGCCCAAACCAGCGCATCCAGGCCGTGCCGGCCGCAGGGACGAACGTGCCGCTGTGGATTCTCGGATCGAGCAATTTTGGCGCGATGCTGGCTGCCGAGCTCGGGCTTCCCTACGCCTTCGCCTCGCATTTCG
The DNA window shown above is from Bradyrhizobium sp. ISRA464 and carries:
- a CDS encoding LLM class flavin-dependent oxidoreductase → MAALSILDLVRVTQDTDARGALYNARDVAVHAEAWGYRRIWVAEHHNMAGIASAATSVVIGHIAAGTKTIRVGAGGIMLPNHAPYVIAEQFGTLARLFPDRIDLGLGRAPGTDQLTLRALRRTPEAAENFPQDVLEVQAFLAEAGPNQRIQAVPAAGTNVPLWILGSSNFGAMLAAELGLPYAFASHFAPELLLQALHIYRTRFKPSEQLDRPTTMVGVNIIAAETDAEARRLATTQQMSFTNIFRGARGLSQPPIDDIETYWSPSEKVQAMRMLERSIIGSPDTVRAGIDALVAETGADELMIVSDVYDHAKRLRSFELIAKAAGIMP